Within the Pelagovum pacificum genome, the region TGCCGACAGGCACGCCGTCCACGGGCCTCATGCTGAGCGGGGCGCCGGGAGGAGAGGCGGGGTTGCTGCGGCTTGGCGCGGCGATTGAGCCGCTCTTGGCCTAAAAGCCACATGACCCTCCGCCAAGCTGCCGAAATATCGTCTGGATTCTGGACAGGGCAGGCGCGGACCGTCTAGTCTCCGGATCAAACGGGGCGACAAACGACCCCGATCCAGAGGCAGTGATGCAGTTTCCAGAGAGGTTTTCGGACCTTCCTCCTTACGCGTTCCCGCGTCTCCGCAGCCTGCTCGACCACCATGAACCGGGGGGCGAGCCGCTGGCGATGACGATCGGCGAACCGCGCCACCCGATGCCCGGCTTCGTCGCCGAGGTGCTTGCGGGTGCCGTGGAGCAATTCGCCAAGTATCCGCCGAACGAAGGCACGCCGGAGCTGCTCGACGCGATTTCCGGCTGGCTTGGCCGGCGTTACGGCGTCGATGTTGCACCGGATCGGCTGACGGTGCTGAACGGCACGCGCGAAGGGCTCTACAATGCCGCGATGGCGCTGTGCCCGGAGACGAAGAACGGCGCGCGCCCAGTGGTGCTGATGCCGAACCCGTTCTACCAGGTCTACGCCGTGGCCGCGCTGTCGGTCGGGGCCGAGCCGGTCTACCTGCCCGCGCGGGAAGAGACCGGGTTCCTGCCCGACCTCGACGCGATCCCGGCGGAGCTTCTGGACCGGACCGCGATCTTCTATCTCTGCTCGCCGTCGAACCCGCAGGGCGCCGTTGCGGATGAGGCCTACTGGACCAGGCTGCTCAACCTCGCCGAAGCGCACGACTTCAAGGTCTTCGCCGACGAGTGCTACTCTGAGATTTACCGCGACGTGCCGCCGCCCGGCATTCTCGCCGTCGCGCAGGCAATCGGAGCCGACCCCGAACGGGTCGTTGCGTTCCATTCACTGTCGAAGCGGTCGAACCTGCCGGGCCTGCGTTCGGGCTTCGCCGCGGGCGGGCCGGAGAGCATCCGCCGCCTTCGCCAGCTTCGCAACTACGCCGGGGCGCCGCTGCCGCTGCCGCTTCAGCGAGTGGCCGAGGCCGCCTGGTCCGATGAGGAC harbors:
- a CDS encoding aminotransferase class I/II-fold pyridoxal phosphate-dependent enzyme, translating into MQFPERFSDLPPYAFPRLRSLLDHHEPGGEPLAMTIGEPRHPMPGFVAEVLAGAVEQFAKYPPNEGTPELLDAISGWLGRRYGVDVAPDRLTVLNGTREGLYNAAMALCPETKNGARPVVLMPNPFYQVYAVAALSVGAEPVYLPAREETGFLPDLDAIPAELLDRTAIFYLCSPSNPQGAVADEAYWTRLLNLAEAHDFKVFADECYSEIYRDVPPPGILAVAQAIGADPERVVAFHSLSKRSNLPGLRSGFAAGGPESIRRLRQLRNYAGAPLPLPLQRVAEAAWSDEDHVVENRRLYAEKYHASDAILSDIGRYHAAKAGFFQWLPVEDGESAALTLWKETGVRVLPGAYLGRDDGTGNPGTGYIRVAMVAPLDETQRGLELIRNCLYD